A single window of Narcine bancroftii isolate sNarBan1 chromosome 1, sNarBan1.hap1, whole genome shotgun sequence DNA harbors:
- the LOC138762394 gene encoding general transcription factor II-I repeat domain-containing protein 2B-like — MTRRIEDIAGNLELQLQNKMDNIDFFFSFALDKTCDVHDTAHLLVFVSGITKDLKIMEELAAMQSMKGTMTGSDLFTEVNACLDKLGLKWDRLAGVTTDRCPNLMVINIGPLKWMQDKVTEINPELKLVFLHCIKHQNVLCKSVIKLNHVKTKTVNFIRIPALNHRQIVALMEEREIEHGDIGYHTTVRWLSLGKVLKSVWDLKAEIQEFCEKNGKDIPELSDGKWMADLVFAVDVTTLMKELNTKLQHWGLFVHEMYSLVKAFMRKLQFLSSQLESNTLSHMQTLITSAGTHPC; from the coding sequence atgacaagaaGGATCGAGGACATCGCGGGAAATCTGGAGCTTCAGCTGCAAAATAAAATggacaatattgatttttttttctcctttgctttGGACAAGACCTGTGATGTCCACGACACAGCCCATTTACTCGTCTTTGTCTCTGGGATAACAAAGGACTTAAAGATTATGGAGGAGCTGGCGGCAATGCAGTCAATGAAAGGGACGATGACGGGGAGTGATTTGTTCACGGAAGTAAATGCATGCCTGGACAAGTTGGGACTGAAATGGGACAGATTGGCAGGTGTTACAACAGATAGATGTCCAAATCTAATGGTGATAAACATTGGACCTTTGAAATGGATGCAAGATAAGGTGACTGAAATCAACCCAGAACTGAAATTGGTATTCTTACATTGTATCAAACATCAGAATGTGTTGTGTAAGTCAGTGATAAAACTTAACCATGTTAAAACTAAAACAGTTAACTTCATCAGGATACCTGCATTAAATCACAGACAGATTGTTGCACTCATGGAGGAGCGTGAGATTGAACATGGTGACATAGGTTACCACACAACTGTAAGATGGCTCAGCCTGGGCAAAGTGCTGAAAAGTGTTTGGGACCTGAAAGCAGAGATTCAAGAGTTTTGTGAGAAGAATGGCAAAGACATACCAGAGCTCTCAGATGGGAAATGGATGGCAGATCTTGTATTTGCCGTTGATGTGACTACACTGATGAAAGAACTAAATACCAAACTGCAACATTGGGGCCTTTTTGTTCATGAAATGTACAGCCTGGTGAAGGCTTTCATGAGAAAGTTGCAGTTTCTTTCAAGCCAACTGGAGAGCAACACTCTCTCTCACATGCAAACCCTGATCACCTCCGCAGGTACTCATCCATGTTAG